A portion of the Streptomyces coeruleoprunus genome contains these proteins:
- a CDS encoding hydrogen peroxide-inducible genes activator, whose protein sequence is MSVNHPNKGKQPSLAQLRAFAAVAEHLHFRDAAAAIGMSQPALSGAVSALEEALGVQLLERTTRKVLLSPAGERLAVRAKAVLDAVGELMEEAEAVRAPFTGALRLGVIPTVAPYLLPTVLRLVHDRYPELDLQVHEEQTYSLLEGLAAGRLDLLLLAVPLGVPGVTELPLFDEDFVLVTPDDHWLGGRTDIPRDALRDLHLLLLDEGHCLRDQALDICREAGRTEGAAVTTTAAGLATLVQLVAGGLGVTLLPRTAVKVETGRNTSLVTGYFAEPAPSRRVAFAMRTGAARQAEFEELAEALRGALSSLPVRVLPADAE, encoded by the coding sequence GTGTCCGTAAATCATCCGAACAAGGGGAAACAGCCCAGTCTGGCTCAGCTGCGCGCGTTCGCCGCCGTGGCCGAGCACCTGCACTTCCGGGACGCGGCGGCGGCCATCGGGATGAGCCAGCCGGCTCTCTCGGGCGCGGTTTCGGCTCTCGAAGAGGCACTCGGTGTCCAGCTCCTCGAGCGTACGACGCGGAAGGTGCTGCTGTCGCCGGCCGGGGAGCGGCTGGCGGTCCGCGCCAAGGCCGTGCTGGACGCCGTCGGGGAGCTGATGGAGGAGGCCGAGGCGGTCCGGGCGCCCTTCACGGGGGCGCTGCGGCTCGGCGTGATCCCCACCGTGGCGCCCTACCTGCTGCCGACCGTCCTGCGCCTCGTCCACGACCGGTACCCGGAGCTGGACCTCCAGGTCCACGAGGAGCAGACGTACTCGCTGCTCGAAGGGCTGGCCGCGGGGCGGCTCGACCTGCTGCTGCTCGCCGTGCCGCTGGGCGTCCCCGGGGTCACCGAACTCCCGCTGTTCGACGAGGACTTCGTCCTGGTCACCCCCGACGACCACTGGCTGGGCGGGCGCACCGACATCCCGCGCGACGCGCTGCGCGACCTGCACCTGCTGCTCCTCGACGAGGGGCACTGCCTGCGGGACCAGGCCCTCGACATCTGCCGCGAGGCCGGCCGCACCGAGGGCGCGGCCGTCACCACCACGGCCGCCGGCCTCGCCACGCTCGTCCAGTTGGTCGCCGGCGGCCTCGGCGTGACCCTGCTGCCGCGCACGGCCGTCAAGGTCGAGACGGGCCGCAACACCAGCCTCGTGACCGGCTACTTCGCGGAGCCGGCTCCCTCCCGCCGGGTCGCGTTCGCCATGCGCACGGGCGCCGCACGCCAGGCCGAGTTCGAGGAACTGGCGGAGGCGCTGCGGGGTGCCCTGTCCTCGCTGCCGGTCCGGGTGCTGCCGGCGGACGCGGAGTAG
- a CDS encoding peroxiredoxin translates to MLTVGDQFPTYDLTACVSLESGKEFEQINHKSYEGKWRVVFFWPKDFTFVCPTEIAAFGKLNDEFADRDAQILGVSGDSEFVHHAWRKDHADLRDLPFPMLADSKHELMRDCGVQGEDGFAQRAVFIVDPNNEIQFTMVTAGSVGRNPKEVLRVLDALQTDELCPCNWNKGEETLDAVKLLAGE, encoded by the coding sequence GTGCTCACTGTCGGTGACCAGTTCCCCACGTACGATCTGACCGCCTGCGTGTCGCTGGAGAGCGGCAAGGAGTTCGAGCAGATCAACCACAAGTCCTACGAGGGCAAGTGGCGCGTGGTCTTCTTCTGGCCGAAGGACTTCACCTTCGTCTGCCCGACCGAGATCGCCGCCTTCGGCAAGCTGAACGACGAGTTCGCCGACCGCGACGCGCAGATCCTCGGTGTCTCCGGCGACTCCGAGTTCGTGCACCACGCCTGGCGCAAGGACCACGCCGACCTGCGTGACCTGCCCTTCCCGATGCTCGCCGACTCCAAGCACGAGCTGATGCGCGACTGCGGCGTGCAGGGCGAGGACGGCTTCGCGCAGCGTGCCGTGTTCATCGTCGACCCGAACAACGAGATCCAGTTCACGATGGTGACCGCCGGCTCCGTCGGCCGTAACCCCAAGGAGGTCCTGCGGGTCCTGGACGCCCTGCAGACCGACGAGCTGTGCCCCTGCAACTGGAACAAGGGCGAGGAAACCCTCGACGCGGTCAAGCTGCTGGCCGGCGAGTGA